TTTTTCAAACATAATTTTATCCTTTTCTGTTTGGTTCCATTTGAGGTGTCGGCGGTAAACCCATAGATTTTTGTTGGGCTTTGGTTGGCGCTCTGTTTTCTATTGATTGTGGAGATTTACTGTTTTTTGGATCTTCTATTCTATCCTCACCATCAGGTTGCTCATTAATAACTTCCTGCTTAGGTTCTTGTTTTGGCTGTTTAGGTTCCGGAGCTTTTTCAAGGGTTCCGTCCCAATTAGGTTGCGCTGGATTATCGGCTAGTTTCCCGTCTAAATAATCGTCCAAATTCTTTTTGATTTGTACAATGGTATAGTTTTCTGCCGAAATAATTATTGGGGTGTCCGGAACTTTGTATTCTTTAAATTCTTTAAGTATCGAAGTAATTCCGGTGGCCAAATCTTTAGAGGTCACTCCGTGAATCACAACAAAATTGTCTATCATTGTGTAAATATCTTTCGACACAGACAATTTTTTCAAATCTCTGTCTTTTATGAATTTATTGATTTTTTCGAGTAAGGTTTTAGTGTTTTTATCCTCAAAATCTTTGGTTCTGTAAAGGATTTTCCAGTTTTTAGAATCGCTACTCGACAATTGCAGTGCTTCTAATTTTGGCAAATCAACCGATAATAATTTTTCGGCTCTTTTGCCTTCTTCACTGTTCGGGTAATTCAATGCCACATAATTCAATGCTTTACTGTATTCTGCAAGACCACTCAATTTTCCTGTTATTTGTGCTTTTAACAATTCGAATTTAGGAATAATTTCTTCACCTGTAAATCGATCAATAGCTTTTTCTGTGGCTGTTAGGACCGTTTTGTATTCCCCGTTTTGGTATTGTTTATATATACTTTCATAAACCCCATTTGGCGAATCACTTGACTCTTCAATTTCGCTGGAAGGATTATTCAAAATTTGCGCGTATCTGGAATCCGGATATTCTGCTATGATTTGCGCCTTCATAGCTTCGGCTTTGGTTATATCCAAAAGTTGATACAACTTATACAAATTATACATGGAAGGCAATACCAATCGTTCTTCCGGTTTGTTTTTCAACAACTGTTCGAACTTGTTTACCGCCAATTGATTTTCTTTGAATTTTTCTTTGTAAATAACACCTAACTGATAGTAAGCAAAATTTCTTTCTTTGGCCAAACTGTCAATAACCTGGGCTGAAGTTGGCAATTGCTTGATGTAAAAATCTGAGGTAAATTTAGCCTCAACACCTGCTACATCATCTTTCTTTTCGATGGTTTTGTCTTCGCTTTCTTTATCGGTTTCCTCCTCTTTGTCGTTGTCTTTATCTGCCGTAGCGGACACTCTCCAATTGTCTTTCAACGTTCGTTTGCCCCAAATTCTTGTAAATTCTTTTTTCCCGTAAGCAACCGTTGTTGGGTTATAGAAATAAAAACTACTTCCGCCGGAAGCAAAATCTGTCCCTTTTGATGGTGACACTTCCGCTTTTTTTCCGTCATCTGTTTTGGTGTCTATCCCTGCAGCTCCTCCTCTTTCTTGGTTTTCTTTGATTATAGCGGCTTTTTCGGCTAATTTTTGTGCGGCTTTTTCTTGCTCTTTTAGCTTTTCAATATATTTTTCGAAGTACGCTTTTTTGTCATTATCTGACATATGGTACAACGAAATAATACTGTCGTTGCGTTCTGCAATGCCTTCATATTTGATTACATCTTCCAGATTTTCTCTTTTCTTTTTAATCAAATTGAACTCGCGGGTTCTTGGTTTTAGTTGTACCAAAGTACTGTCATAGTACTTCCCTGCGGTAACATATTTAGCCGAATTGAAATAAATATCAGCCAAGTTTCTGTAATTTGAAGCAATAAGATAAGTGTCTTGTGATTTCTTTTTTAAGGAAACGTTGTAATACTTTTTGGCTTGGGTGTAGTTCTTCTTTTTGTCATAAAACAATCCCATTTGGTGATTTAATACATCCAAATAAGGTCTGTTTTCTCGGTCTTCCAATAAATCATTGTATTTTTTTAGAAAAGTAATAGTATCTCCTTTTTCAAAATCAAACTGACTTGACTGTCTGACATGAGCATGGATAACATATTGTTTGGCCGCTTTTCGGTGCATGTCTATAACCGATTGGTAAGTGGCATAGGCGCTGTCTTTATAACCCAATTCTTCATAAAGCTGAGCTAGGATAAAACGGTAACGGGCTTTTTCTTCGTTGGATTTGGTGAACTCTGTAGCGATTTTTATCTTGGCCACAGCACTGTCTTTTTCTTCTAAGTTTAAAAACGCTTGTGCTAACGTAGCATTGGCATCGGCAAAAATCTGATCTTTAAATTTGATTTCTTTCAATAATTTTCGAAGGTTGTTTACCGCTAAAGCATCATTTTCCAGACGCATGTTGGTTTTTTCTCTCCAAATTTTTACTTCATAAATCTTATCACTGTTCGGGTATTTGTACAACACATAATTGAAGGCCTCTAACGCAGGAACAAAACGTTGGTCGTAGTAACGCGCTTTGCCCAGCATTAAATGGGCTTCATCCATTTGTGGGTTTTTTTCAGAACCCTGAATGTTCATGGAATGTTTCTGAATGGCTTTTGTCGCTTTGGTTTCCGCTCGTTCAAAGTTGGCATTCTTGGTATCACCGGGCATCATTTTTTCATCTGCAACCTGCATTCTTTCTACCGGCAAACGTTCCCAAAAATTGTCTTTGTTTTGCAACACTACATCCTGAATCCCTTTATCTAAAGCGATTCCTCCATTATACAGTATGTTATATTTTGTGCTGAGCGCATGAGAATTTCTGGAAAGAAAGGTGTTTTTTTTGGTAGAACAGGCTATCAAAAAAACAAGCAATCCGGAACAGATAAAATATTTAAGTGTAGTGGTTTTCAAAGCAAAAACGTTTTTTATTATAACGTGAAAAAGTTATGAATAGTATAACTAACTGGTAAAAATACGTTTCTTTTTGATATGGCAAAAAATTACACCGCAAAAAATGCCTCAAGCTCTTTTAAAGTTTCCGGCGAGGTTTGAATGTCTTTCACCACTTCGCCTAAATGTAAAGCTACAATTCGGTTACAAACCTCAACGGTGTGCACTAAATCATGACTGGAAACCAAGATGGTTACATTAGGATTATCGGCTAATTCTTTGATGATTTTTTTCAAACGATTAACCGTAGTTGGGTCCAAATTGGCGAATGGTTCATCTAAAATAATGACTTCCGGATTACCAATAAGTGTAGCGATGATGCCCACTTTTTTCATATTCCCTTTGGATAAATCGCGCAGGTATTTTTTGCTATTTAGAATTTCACCATTGAAAAATTCTTCGTGTTTTTGCAATAAGGCATCTACATCGGCTTTGTTTTGTCCGCGCAAATCCCCTATGAAATAAAAATATTCTTCCGCCGTTAAATAGCCTATCAGAAAGCTTTCATCAATAAAAGCAGCGGTAAACGGTTTCCAATTTTCGCTGGTATTTACTTGTACGCCATTGTTAATTATGTGTCCGGTACTTGGTTGAATCAGGTCTAACAACAAACTGAAAAAAGTGGTTTTCCCGGCACCGTTATTCCCTACTAACCCAAAACTTTGTCCTTTTGGAATTTCCAGGTCGGGCAAGTTTAAAACTAAAGTTCCGGCGTTATATCTTTTGGTTAAATTGGTTACTTGTATCATGGTGGTTCTGATTTAATTTTTTTGTTTGTAAGCGGCTATGGTAGCGTATTTTTCGGTTTTGTAAATTTTCTCTATTTGGGTGAACACTTTATCTCGGAAAGCAAAGCCCAACACTCCGGCTAAGGCCACAAAAAGAAATCCGATGTTGGCTGAAAAAAGAGAATAACCAAGGGTATACAATAACATCGGCACTAATAATTTAGGCAAAGAAATAAGCATCGTTTTTATATTAAAAGCCTGCTTATCGCCAAAAGCTTTATTGGCCATGGTCAAATCAATTGGCGTTTTTACATAAGCGCCTCCCAACATTACCAAATGTGAGTTAACACCCATATTGTAAATGGCTCCCACAACAATCAGCATGTACGTTTCCCATCCGAAATACAAATAAAAAGAAGCGATAGTGGTTGAGATTAATGTTCCGATTACCATTAGCCACCATTTTGAAGTTAAATATTGTCGGTAACTGATGTTTTGGCTCATCATTAATTGGTAGTAAGCGCTGTCCCAACTTGGTACAAACTGTCCGAAAGTAAATAAAAATCCACCCGAGACAAATATTCCGGCAAAGACCTGCATCATGGGGTTTTGATAGGCTTCAATCGATTTGGTAAAGAACAACAACCCATAAAAAATGAATAAAAAACTCATGAAAACTGTGGTTCTGGAGCGCTTGTTTCTTCTCAACAGTTTAATGTCGTTTTTAAGAAACGTTCCTAAGGTTCCAAATTGGTTCAGCCAAGTATAATTTTCGGTTTTGGCTTCATCGCTTTTTTTGGATAATCCCGTGTCGAGATTCAGATTATTTTTGAAATAAGCAAACGAAAAATAATAAACCAAAATCGCTAAAAGTATCGGAACTATAAACCAATAATTAGTGTCGTAAAATCCTTGAAAAAATGGTTGTGTGTATTCGGTAACATTAAAGAGTTGGTAATATTGTGCTAATCCCAGACTCGCTACGATGACCAATAAAGGATAAAAAACAACATTTTTATTATTGATTAAAACATTGATGAAATTGTTGGCATAGATGAGTGCCATCATGCCCAAATGCCAGAGTATAGCTTGGAATCCGTAGCCATGCATCAGTAAGACCACCGTAAACGGCACAAAGAAAAAGGCATGGATGATGTTAAAAAAAGAAATACCTGTTTTACCCAACGAATAATGAACAATGGTGTTTCGTTTTATGGGCAATGTCAGCAACGGTTTTATATTGGTCACCGGCATTTTTTGAAAAAAATAACGAAGCACTAAATCGCCCACCAAATAATAAATAACATAAGTATTTACAGTTGATAGTGGTTCCATCCCTTCTTCTTTCAGGATAAAAAAAACAGCAGAACCCAATACAGTGAATAAAGCAATGAAGTACAAGGCGGCCAGCCCCATTATTATTTTCATAACCAAATTGGCTGTGAAAGAGGCCGAACGAAAAAAGGATTTCCATTCAAGCCGGATAAAATGTTTGAACATGGTTGTTGGTTTAGGTTTTCGAATTAGTTTTTAAATATAGGAAAATGTTACAACTTATGACACATTTCATATTCCGGATAGGTTTGTCGTAAATAATATTCTGCTTTAGAAGGAATTAAAAACAGCACAACATATTCGGTCAAAAATAAACCCACCAAAAGCAAACTAAACAAGGCTAAAAACCAATTCGGATAATTAGTATCGGTCAATCGGCAAGCTAATTGCACCAAAATATTCAACACTCCGGCAACTGAACTGTAGCCGAAAATAATGTCTTTTAGCAACCATCTTTTTCCGGTTTTAGCGGTTTCTTTTTTTTGTTTTCTGGTCAAAAAGGCCATTCCGACAATAAAACTAACAATCAAAAACCCTATCAACCACTGCATAATTTCTAAACTTTCCTGAAAAATTATCAGCAAATAATAGAGAATCCCTATACTTGAAAAAGTGCCTATAATTTTGGGCAAACTGAAAAAAGACCGGAGTTCCTTTAAAACCATTTTATTGTATTTACTATGCAATACGCCTTTCCTTTTGTCAACCACTTCCATAAAACCAAAGACTCCGAATTTTTTGAATTCCAATTGCAAGGCTTGCTCAAAAGACAACTTTGGGTTTTCTTCCCATTGGACTTCTATGGCATTGGCCAAATGATCAACCAATTCCGTTTGTAAATCGTAATATTCAACATAATGTTGGCGGGTAAATAAGTAGAGTTGTGCTACTTGGTCAGCGGTTAGTTTCATGCTAATAATCCAGTTTTGGTTGTACTAAAGTTTGCATATTTCGAATAAAATCTTCCAGTTCTGCTAAGCGATTTACGGTTTCTGTAGTGCCCTTTTCAGTTAGTTTATAATATTTTCTTAACCGGTTGTCTACATTTTGTACTTCTACTTCCAACACCCCTTCGGCTTCAAGTTTATGCAAAGCAGGATATAAAGCTCCTTCGGTGATTTTTAATTCGCCATTGGTAATTTCTTTTACTTTCTGAGTGATTTCGTAGCCATACATCCTGCCATTTTCCTCCAAAAGTTTCATCACTATCGTGGTCAAACTCCCTTTATATAATTGCGAATTTTTCATTGCATTTTTCTTTTTATAAAATCA
Above is a genomic segment from Flavobacterium phycosphaerae containing:
- the porW gene encoding type IX secretion system periplasmic lipoprotein PorW/SprE; translation: MKTTTLKYFICSGLLVFLIACSTKKNTFLSRNSHALSTKYNILYNGGIALDKGIQDVVLQNKDNFWERLPVERMQVADEKMMPGDTKNANFERAETKATKAIQKHSMNIQGSEKNPQMDEAHLMLGKARYYDQRFVPALEAFNYVLYKYPNSDKIYEVKIWREKTNMRLENDALAVNNLRKLLKEIKFKDQIFADANATLAQAFLNLEEKDSAVAKIKIATEFTKSNEEKARYRFILAQLYEELGYKDSAYATYQSVIDMHRKAAKQYVIHAHVRQSSQFDFEKGDTITFLKKYNDLLEDRENRPYLDVLNHQMGLFYDKKKNYTQAKKYYNVSLKKKSQDTYLIASNYRNLADIYFNSAKYVTAGKYYDSTLVQLKPRTREFNLIKKKRENLEDVIKYEGIAERNDSIISLYHMSDNDKKAYFEKYIEKLKEQEKAAQKLAEKAAIIKENQERGGAAGIDTKTDDGKKAEVSPSKGTDFASGGSSFYFYNPTTVAYGKKEFTRIWGKRTLKDNWRVSATADKDNDKEEETDKESEDKTIEKKDDVAGVEAKFTSDFYIKQLPTSAQVIDSLAKERNFAYYQLGVIYKEKFKENQLAVNKFEQLLKNKPEERLVLPSMYNLYKLYQLLDITKAEAMKAQIIAEYPDSRYAQILNNPSSEIEESSDSPNGVYESIYKQYQNGEYKTVLTATEKAIDRFTGEEIIPKFELLKAQITGKLSGLAEYSKALNYVALNYPNSEEGKRAEKLLSVDLPKLEALQLSSSDSKNWKILYRTKDFEDKNTKTLLEKINKFIKDRDLKKLSVSKDIYTMIDNFVVIHGVTSKDLATGITSILKEFKEYKVPDTPIIISAENYTIVQIKKNLDDYLDGKLADNPAQPNWDGTLEKAPEPKQPKQEPKQEVINEQPDGEDRIEDPKNSKSPQSIENRAPTKAQQKSMGLPPTPQMEPNRKG
- a CDS encoding ABC transporter ATP-binding protein; the protein is MIQVTNLTKRYNAGTLVLNLPDLEIPKGQSFGLVGNNGAGKTTFFSLLLDLIQPSTGHIINNGVQVNTSENWKPFTAAFIDESFLIGYLTAEEYFYFIGDLRGQNKADVDALLQKHEEFFNGEILNSKKYLRDLSKGNMKKVGIIATLIGNPEVIILDEPFANLDPTTVNRLKKIIKELADNPNVTILVSSHDLVHTVEVCNRIVALHLGEVVKDIQTSPETLKELEAFFAV
- a CDS encoding DUF5687 family protein — encoded protein: MFKHFIRLEWKSFFRSASFTANLVMKIIMGLAALYFIALFTVLGSAVFFILKEEGMEPLSTVNTYVIYYLVGDLVLRYFFQKMPVTNIKPLLTLPIKRNTIVHYSLGKTGISFFNIIHAFFFVPFTVVLLMHGYGFQAILWHLGMMALIYANNFINVLINNKNVVFYPLLVIVASLGLAQYYQLFNVTEYTQPFFQGFYDTNYWFIVPILLAILVYYFSFAYFKNNLNLDTGLSKKSDEAKTENYTWLNQFGTLGTFLKNDIKLLRRNKRSRTTVFMSFLFIFYGLLFFTKSIEAYQNPMMQVFAGIFVSGGFLFTFGQFVPSWDSAYYQLMMSQNISYRQYLTSKWWLMVIGTLISTTIASFYLYFGWETYMLIVVGAIYNMGVNSHLVMLGGAYVKTPIDLTMANKAFGDKQAFNIKTMLISLPKLLVPMLLYTLGYSLFSANIGFLFVALAGVLGFAFRDKVFTQIEKIYKTEKYATIAAYKQKN
- a CDS encoding PadR family transcriptional regulator, with protein sequence MKNSQLYKGSLTTIVMKLLEENGRMYGYEITQKVKEITNGELKITEGALYPALHKLEAEGVLEVEVQNVDNRLRKYYKLTEKGTTETVNRLAELEDFIRNMQTLVQPKLDY